Proteins encoded in a region of the Triticum dicoccoides isolate Atlit2015 ecotype Zavitan chromosome 3A, WEW_v2.0, whole genome shotgun sequence genome:
- the LOC119270313 gene encoding E3 ubiquitin-protein ligase RNF181 homolog isoform X1: MEKQGQERQIDPVMEAASGDPDDPLIAVRPQRVGGWWARNQDFIRRRAETLRRPAARAETEFEAEAECRREPPASKNSMAGLLVPAAAEVRDLECAVCLEDLVAGGRKLRKMDCSHCFHQRCIFRWLHVSRLCPMCRFAMPSRSDDERVGDEVERELAAEEEDDADEEKSAATEERSSSE, encoded by the coding sequence ATGGAGAAGCAGGGCCAGGAGCGGCAGATCGATCCAGTAATGGAGGCAGCGAGCGGGGATCCCGACGACCCCCTCATCGCCGTCCGCCCCCAACGGGTCGGCGGGTGGTGGGCGCGTAACCAGGACTTCATACGGAGACGCGCGGAGACGCTGAGGCGACCCGCCGCCCGGGCGGAGACCGAGTTCGAGGCGGAAGCAGAGTGTCGCAGAGAGCCGCCGGCCTCCAAGAACTCCATGGCGGGGCTGCtcgtgccggcggcggcggaggtgcggGATCTGGAGTGCGCGGTGTGCCTCGAGGACCTGGTGGCCGGAGGCAGGAAGCTCAGGAAGATGGACTGCTCCCACTGCTTCCACCAGCGCTGCATCTTCCGCTGGCTGCACGTCAGCCGGCTCTGCCCGATGTGCCGCTTCGCGATGCCCTCCCGGTCCGACGACGAGCGCGTCGGCGACGAGGTGGAGCGGGAGCTCGcggccgaggaggaagacgatgctgACGAAGAAAAGTCTGCGGCAACTGAAGAACGCTCGTCCAGTGAGTGA
- the LOC119270313 gene encoding E3 ubiquitin-protein ligase RNF181 homolog isoform X2, producing MEAASGDPDDPLIAVRPQRVGGWWARNQDFIRRRAETLRRPAARAETEFEAEAECRREPPASKNSMAGLLVPAAAEVRDLECAVCLEDLVAGGRKLRKMDCSHCFHQRCIFRWLHVSRLCPMCRFAMPSRSDDERVGDEVERELAAEEEDDADEEKSAATEERSSSE from the coding sequence ATGGAGGCAGCGAGCGGGGATCCCGACGACCCCCTCATCGCCGTCCGCCCCCAACGGGTCGGCGGGTGGTGGGCGCGTAACCAGGACTTCATACGGAGACGCGCGGAGACGCTGAGGCGACCCGCCGCCCGGGCGGAGACCGAGTTCGAGGCGGAAGCAGAGTGTCGCAGAGAGCCGCCGGCCTCCAAGAACTCCATGGCGGGGCTGCtcgtgccggcggcggcggaggtgcggGATCTGGAGTGCGCGGTGTGCCTCGAGGACCTGGTGGCCGGAGGCAGGAAGCTCAGGAAGATGGACTGCTCCCACTGCTTCCACCAGCGCTGCATCTTCCGCTGGCTGCACGTCAGCCGGCTCTGCCCGATGTGCCGCTTCGCGATGCCCTCCCGGTCCGACGACGAGCGCGTCGGCGACGAGGTGGAGCGGGAGCTCGcggccgaggaggaagacgatgctgACGAAGAAAAGTCTGCGGCAACTGAAGAACGCTCGTCCAGTGAGTGA